In a single window of the Coffea eugenioides isolate CCC68of chromosome 3, Ceug_1.0, whole genome shotgun sequence genome:
- the LOC113766122 gene encoding uncharacterized protein LOC113766122 gives MFLQLYFHDTEHEIANRLAFSTKLTESIVVKLMELMKSNPYACFFRSLRHVPDLDNYQIVLKSYCQTDQRVFNKPTVSQVAALWVEGENSQDSYARHIQVYTKEGQSRRIQYYYGCYDPLQYPLLFPFGETGWQPGIQRSGTGNPKKRKRSVRNHQQTATLTSFRSAEDIIESEEKAFKNFENSKENVSMREYYAYRFQMREKNKPSILNTARAFQQYVVDMYVKIESQRLDFFRHRQQQIRTEQLQGVMDSVVEGQCRGSKVGQRVILPASFIGGPCDMKRRYVDAMALVQKFGKPNIFLTMTCNPSWPEIKENLLPTDESQNRVDLSARVFHAKLEILKEELFKKEVLGKVAAYTYVVEFPKWGLPHAHFLIILHPTSKLYSTESYDHIVSAEIPDKKEHPHLFKMVRKHMIHGPCGNKNADNVCMQGTTVKKCKTHYPKQWAEKTTQSENSYPTYRRRNNGEKVKVRGHELDNRWVVPYNPYLLAKFNCHMNVEICSTIKVVKYTYKYIYKGHDKIHFAVNSDDRSKEIDEIKEYQSARWVTPIEAIWRIYRFPLFETHPGVINLQLHLENYQSLTFKDDADLRDLLKSKFAKKSMLTEFFLMNATDERAKTLKCTYKEFPEHFVWKPGKRIWDIRQQRGSIGRIVTANPSEGERYFLRLLLLNVKGPTSFDDLKTVDGVYVNTFREAVIMRGLFESNNPQEQCLEEAALYHMPYSFRRLFATLLVYFTPADPRSLWLKFKESLSEDFNRTLNLSSDQVQHKVLYEISKFLESMGKNINMYGLVPRILKFDELDGGTRDTNSELNFKVNVEDIAAISKLNKDQKVAFDTIIDAVFVHCKGSFFIDGPGGTGKTFLYRALLAAIRSKGCIALATASCGVAASILLGGRTAHSRFKIPLDMNPNNMCKASKQSSLAKLLQQAKLIIWDEAPMTHRAGIEGVDRLLRDLMDNSELFGSKVMVFGGDFRQVLPVVVKGSKSDFIEASLIKSYIWPHLQKLKLKENMRARLDPDFSNYLLRIDQINEKLIQEFLGTPFDYLSRDKCLDNSQQAILEDFMNSHTPNGFPPHRLTLKENAPIMLLRNIDPPEGLCNGTRLLCKSLKHNIIDAVISSGEFAGKQLSAALFKREKMESNLVNFTELQPLMDNWTAIVQVIEKQKVQVSRNEKRYQKLVFVDSQEVL, from the exons ATGTTTTTGCAGTTATACTTTCATGATACTGAACATGAAATCGCAAATCGATTGGCTTTTTCAACAAAACTAACTGAGAGCATAGTGGTGAAACTCATGGAACTCATGAAAAGTAACCCTTATGCCTGCTTTTTCCGAAGCCTGAGACATGTTCCAGACTTGGACAATTATCAAATAGTCCTGAAATCTTACTGTCAAACTGATCAGCGAGTCTTTAACAAGCCAACAGTATCCCAAGTAGCTGCACTGTGGGTTGAAGGTGAAAACTCACAGGACAGCTATGCTAGACACATTCAAGTATACACAAAAGAGGGTCAAAGCCGTAGAATTCAATATTACTATGGCTGTTATGATCCATTGCAGTATCCACTTCTATTTCCCTTTGGCGAAACAGGGTGGCAACCAGGAATTCAGAGATCTGGCACTGGTAatccaaaaaaaaggaaaaggtcaGTTAGAAATCATCAACAGACTGCAACTTTAACAAGCTTCAGATCTGCCGAAGATATAATAGAATCAGAAGAGAAAG ctttcaaaaactttgagAATTCAAAGGAGAATGTGTCCATGCGTGAATACTATGCATATAGGTTCCAGATGAGGGAGAAAAATAAACCAAGTATTCTTAATACTGCCCGTGCATTTCAACAGTATGTAGTGGACATGTACGTAAAAATTGAGAGTCAAAGGCTTGATTTTTTCCGGCATAGGCAACAACAAATTAGGACTGAGCAATTACAGGGTGTCATGGATTCTGTAGTTGAGGGCCAATGTAGAGGTTCAAAAGTAGGGCAACGAGTAATTTTGCCAGCATCTTTTATAGGAGGCCCGTGTGATATGAAAAGAAGGTATGTTGATGCTATGGCCTTAGTTCAAAAATTCGGAAAACCTAACATTTTTTTAACAATGACTTGTAACCCATCATGGCCAGAAATCAAAGAAAACTTACTGCCCACTGATGAGTCTCAAAACCGTGTTGATCTTTCTGCTAGAGTTTTTCATGCCAAGttagaaattttaaaagaagAGTTGTTTAAGAAAGAGGTATTGGGTAAAGTAGCTGCTTACACCTATGTTGTTGAATTCCCAAAATGGGGGTTGCCGCATGCACATTTCTTAATAATTTTACACCCAACGTCTAAATTATATTCAACGGAATCCTATGATCACATTGTTTCTGCTGAGATTCCTGACAAGAAAGAGCATCCACACTTGTTTAAAATGGTTCGCAAACACATGATACATGGTCCTTGTGGCAATAAAAATGCAGATAACGTGTGTATGCAAGGTACAACTGTTAAAAAATGCAAAACTCATTATCCTAAACAGTGGGCAGAAAAGACTACACAATCTGAAAATTCTTATCCAACATATAGGCGGAGGAACAATGGAGAAAAGGTAAAAGTTCGAGGCCATGAATTGGATAATAGATGGGTGGTTCCATATAATCCTTACTTGTTAGCAAAATTCAATTGCCATATGAATGTTGAAATTTGCTCAACAATAAAGGTAGTCAAGTATACTTATAAGTACATATATAAGGGACATGATAAAATACACTTTGCTGTGAATTCAGATGACAGATCTAAAGAGATAGATGAAATTAAGGAGTACCAATCAGCAAGATGGGTTACTCCTATTGAAGCCATTTGGCGAATTTACAGATTTCCCTTATTTGAAACACATCCTGGTGTCATTAACCTTCAGCTACATCTTGAAAATTATCAATCTCTGACCTTCAAAGATGATGCTGATCTTAGAGATCTTTTGAAAAGTAAATTTGCTAAGAAAAGTATGCTAACTGAATTTTTCCTTATGAATGCTACTGATGAGAGAGCCAAAACATTGAAATGCACATACAAAGAATTTCCTGAACATTTTGTGTGGAAACCTGGTAAACGCATATGGGATATTAGGCAGCAGAGAGGTTCAATAGGCCGAATTGTTACAGCAAATCCAAGTGAGGGCGAGAGGTACTTCTTAAGATTATTGTTATTGAATGTAAAAGGGCCAACATCATTTGATGACCTGAAAACTGTCGATGGTGTTTATGTTAATACCTTTAGAGAAGCAGTAATAATGAGAGGATTATTTGAATCCAATAACCCTCAAGAGCAGTGCCTAGAAGAAGCAGCTTTATACCACATGCCATATAGCTTTAGAAGACTATTTGCTACTCTATTAGTTTACTTCACTCCTGCTGATCCAAGAAGTTTATGGTTAAAATTCAAAGAATCTCTGTCAGAAGATTTCAATAGAACTTTGAATTTGTCAAGCGATCAGGTACAACATAAAGTTCTCTATGAGATTAGCAAGTTTTTAGAATCAATGGGAAAAAACATTAATATGTATGGATTAGTACCACGAATCTTAAAGTTTGATGAActggatggaggtacaagagaCACAAATTCTGAGCTAAACTTTAAAGTCAATGTAGAAGATATTGCTGCTATCTCTAAATTAAATAAAGATCAAAAAGTAGCATTTGATACTATCATAGATGCTGTTTTTGTACACTGCAAAGGGAGTTTCTTTATTGATGGGCCTGGGGGAACAGGGAAAACATTCTTGTACCGTGCACTACTAGCTGCAATTAGATCAAAGGGATGTATAGCTTTGGCAACGGCCTCTTGTGGAGTAGCTGCTTCTATCTTACTTGGAGGTAGAACAGCCCACTCACGATTTAAAATTCCTTTAGACATGAATCCTAACAACATGTGCAAAGCAAGCAAACAAAGCTCATTGGCAAAGTTATTACAGCAAGCCAAATTGATCATTTGGGATGAAGCGCCTATGACACATAGAGCAGGAATTGAGGGAGTAGATCGTTTGCTTAGAGACCTAATGGATAACTCTGAATTATTTGGGTCAAAAGTGATGGTATTTGGTGGTGATTTTAGGCAAGTTCTTCCAGTAGTTGTAAAAGGGTcaaaatcagactttatcgaagCTAGCCTTATAAAATCTTATATTTGGCCTCATCTGCAGAAATTAAAATTGAAGGAAAACATGAGAGCAAGATTAGATCCTGATTTTAGCAACTACCTTCTTCGCATAG ATCAGATCAATGAAAAGCTGATACAGGAATTTCTCGGAACCCCATTTGACTACTTAAGCAGAGATAAATGTTTAGATAATTCGCAGCAAGCAATTCTAGAGGACTTCATGAATAGCCACACTCCAAATGGTTTTCCTCCACATCGATTGACATTGAAAGAAAATGCACCAATAATGTTGTTGAGAAACATTGACCCACCAGAAGGTCTATGTAATGGAACAAGACTTCTATGCAAATCACTTAAACACAATATTATAGATGCAGTCATAAGTTCTGGTGAATTTGCTGGGAAGCAA TTGTCTGCAGCACTCTTCAAACGTGAAAAAATGGAAAGCAACCTGGTAAACTTCACAGAACTCCAACCTCTCATGGACAACTGGACTGCCATTGTTCAAGTGATTGAAAAGCAAAAGGTTCAGGtttcaagaaatgaaaaacGCTACCAAAAGTTGGTGTTTGTTGATAGTCAG GAAGTACTTTGA
- the LOC113766120 gene encoding putative late blight resistance protein homolog R1B-8 has protein sequence MEMASRPSTCVDRVLLDLELLMNNYKRHYAAVSDVADAIRDVKFLKTFIVCARKWSQSIDLYLESDNVVKKVSLPSFLSCIDDTVHKYEEDIHSLSLRSETEEMSHTLGEPLISKFRKQIKSFKQEIIQVYVMLVSSRSLQSNSCRRDDELMEFIDLILQNLADLMPSDSFLRNESQVNKSSLSAALSAELQALEVKLTFLKSFIPFAKLRGTVDIPALLLSHFEVVALNAARLSYMCSFSDDDPEKRWTNRRIYSKIYKQQRKIRAVDFQLYEIYMEALGCTRSSKSLQSTMMDKQILINFNDSLLSCLWELLCCSSSFMDSMKDKMQTLYAGLRFLRSILREHYEKMDEENEKVGALLSEAGIIIFFPSLNKVKEGEVSCLESKDALVCYDMLANTNTHIKHFKDKISGPSIIHSLPNYSHSLRVQEVCKPSRHMPSKENIPTVHEVMVGLDDEAEKVIERLRSGSEQLEFVPIVGMAGLGKTTLAKKVYNDSSIIYNFHIRLWCTVSQAFNMKSLLMQILCSDGKQSSMDEELKNLNEHELLQKLYQRLKTKSYLVVFDDDWDIKVWNELRLSFPDDKKRSRILFTSRFSNVASQVQYAGEPHNLRPLHEKECFELLQKKVFGKEDCPQVLRGIGMEIAKKCTGLPLAVVVVAGVLATIEHDILVWEDFARSLTSTMVSSADQCKKSLELSYEHLPYHLKACLLYFAAFQEDEIIYAKDLICLWVAEGFVEKIEGKRSEDIAEEYLMDLIGRNLVMASKSRSIGGVKTCYIHDLIFEFCKTEAKEKNFLQVLHGYDELSTFDEPPTPPRLSICSSGEDFIRSRLFCPHLGTLLFFDRIQGYDFQLVNVSFLFCIYKHLKVLNLERIYLSLTKLPTEVESLLFLRYLALTALWMRSIPSSIAKLSHLETFRLRSCEMVFLPKSVWNMKELRHVHVSGGSVVLPFASNDNVFENHSTLPNLDTLSSLCLYLDQEAESILERIPNIRQLKVFNDRELDRLCCNMSRLECLESLTLELGSFLPNQLDHVELSFPMNLKKLCLARLCLPCSKMPLIEQLPNLEVLKLRCNSLDGERWELMEGGFSKLRVLIMSDLKLVEWTETDPDSDDYFPCLQRLKLDYVTGLKMVPSCLGRISTLETIEIDHCRDRVTSLVLEIEEAQKNYGNEDLELIINWVSNKESSGIDTFSPLEIVIAHLYGLAFFRAFVEDGATTNKKLDAFIRGIWPKGSRLNAEVGHLHQGTLDMFLLPSPDSGDDAIWTATASGSAIVRSATYDGSQSS, from the exons ATGGAGATGGCCTCCAGGCCCTCCACTTGCGTCGATCGTGTCTTACTTGATCTAGAGTTGCTCATGAACAACTACAAACGCCATTATGCTGCTGTTTCCGATGTTGCAGATGCAATCAGGGACGTGAAATTCCTCAAAACATTTATTGTGTGTGCAAGAAAGTGGAGCCAAAGCATTGATTTGTACTTGGAATCTGATAATGTTGTTAAGAAGGTGAGTCTTCCATCCTTCCTATCTTGCATTGACGATACTGTTCACAAATATGAGGAGGACATTCACTCTCTTTCCCTTAGATCAGAAACTGAAGAAATGTCACATACTCTTGGCGAACCACTGATCTCTAAATTCCGAAAACAGATCAAATCATTTAAGCAAGAAATCATCCAAGTGTACGTTATGTTGGTAAGCAGCAGGTCATTGCAGTCAAATTCTTGCAGGAGAGATGATGAATTAATGGAATTCATAGACCTCATTCTACAAAATCTAGCGGATTTGATGCCTTCCGATTCATTTCTTCGTAATGAATCCCAAGTTAATAAATCTTCTCTTTCTGCTGCATTGAGTGCCGAATTGCAAGCCCTTGAAGTAAAGCTAACATTCTTGAAAAGCTTCATTCCCTTTGCCAAATTACGAGGAACTGTAGATATTCCTGCCTTGCTATTGTCTCACTTTGAGGTGGTGGCTTTGAACGCAGCACGCCTCTCTTACATGTGCTCTTTTTCGGATGATGATCCTGAGAAAAGGTGGACGAATCGTAGGATCTACTCCAAGATATATAAACAACAACGGAAGATCAGAGCTGTTGATTTTCAACTCTATGAGATTTATATGGAAGCTCTTGGATGTACGAGATCCTCAAAATCTTTGCAGAGTACAATGATGGATAAGCAGATATTGATCAACTTCAATGATTCTCTGCTAAGTTGTCTCTGGGAGCTATTATGCTGCAGCTCTAGCTTTATGGATTCTATGAAAGATAAAATGCAAACACTCTATGCAGGACTGAGATTCTTGAGGAGCATATTAAGGGAGCATTATGAGAAGAtggatgaagaaaatgaaaaagttgGAGCTCTTCTTAGTGAGGCAGggattataatttttttcccttctctaaACAAAGTGAAAGAAGGAGAAGTTAGCTGCTTAGAATCCAAAGATGCTCTTGTTTGTTATGATATGCTGGCTAATACCAACACCCATATCAAGCATTTTAAGGATAAGATCAGTGGCCCAAGCATTATACATAGTCTTCCTAATTACTCTCATAGCTTAAGAGTACAAGAAGTTTGCAAGCCTTCCAGGCACATGCCATCTAAAGAAAATATACCAACAGTCCATGAAGTCATGGTTGGTCTTGATGATGAGGCAGAAAAAGTAATTGAACGACTTAGAAGCGGATCAGAACAGCTGGAATTTGTTCCCATTGTCGGAATGGCTGGGCTTGGTAAAACAACTTTAGCcaaaaaagtttacaatgataGTTCAATTATCTATAACTTCCACATTCGTCTTTGGTGTACTGTTTCTCAAGCATTTAACATGAAAAGCTTGTTAATGCAAATTTTGTGCTCTGATGGAAAACAGTCTAGCATGGATGAAGAGCTTAAAAACTTGAATGAACATGAATTGCTTCAAAAGCTCTATCAAAGGCTGAAGACGAAGAGCtatcttgttgtttttgatGATGACTGGGACATTAAGGTATGGAATGAGCTGAGACTTTCATTCCCCGATGACAAGAAGAGAAGTAGAATCCTTTTCACGAGTCGATTTTCTAATGTGGCTTCACAGGTTCAATATGCTGGAGAACCTCACAATCTTCGCCCACTCCATGAGAAAGAATGTTTTGAATTATTGCAAAAGAAGGTGTTTGGAAAAGAAGATTGTCCTCAAGTATTGCGTGGAATTGGGATGGAGATTGCCAAAAAGTGTACGGGATTGCCACTTGCAGTTGTTGTTGTAGCTGGAGTCCTAGCAACTATAGAGCATGATATTTTGGTTTGGGAAGATTTTGCTAGAAGTTTAACTTCGACCATGGTGTCTAGTGCAGACCAGTGCAAAAAGTCATTGGAGCTCAGTTACGAGCATTTACCATATCACTTGAAGGCTTGCCTGTTGTACTTTGCTGCATTTCAAGAAGATGAAATAATTTATGCAAAAGATTTGATATGTCTATGGGTTGCAGAAGGTTTTGtagaaaaaattgaaggaaagagATCAGAGGACATTGCAGAAGAATATCTGATGGACCTGATTGGTCGCAATTTAGTTATGGCAAGTAAAAGCAGATCCATTGGTGGAGTCAAAACTTGTTACATTCACGATTTGATATTTGAGTTCTGTAAGACCgaggcaaaagaaaagaattttcttcAGGTCCTGCATGGATATGATGAGCTTTCTACCTTTGATGAGCCTCCCACCCCACCTCGGTTGTCCATTTGCTCCAGTGGGGAAGATTTTATAAGGTCAAGGCTATTTTGTCCACATTTAGGTACTCTGCTATTCTTTGATAGGATTCAAGGTTATGATTTTCAGTTGGTTAacgtttccttccttttttgcaTCTACAAACATCTTAAAGTTCTGAATTTAGAGCGCATTTACCTAAGTCTGACAAAGCTTCCAACTGAAGTCGAATCACTTCTTTTTTTGAGGTACTTAGCCCTTACAGCTTTGTGGATGAGATCCATTCCATCGTCTATCGCCAAGCTCTCACATTTAGAAACCTTTCGTCTAAGATCTTGTGAGATGGTTTTTTTGCCAAAAAGCGTTTGGAACATGAAGGAGTTGAGGCACGTACATGTTAGCGGGGGCTCTGTTGTTCTTCCTTTTGCTTCCAATGACAACGTTTTTGAAAACCACTCCACTTTACCCAATTTGGACACACTCTCCAGTCTGTGTCTTTATCTTGATCAAGAAGCAGAGAGCATATTGGAAAGGATTCCCAACATTCGCCAACTAAAAGTTTTCAATGATCGGGAACTAGATAGACTATGCTGCAACATGAGTCGACTAGAATGCCTAGAATCACTCACCTTGGAGCTGGGCTCCTTCTTACCAAATCAGCTGGATCATGTTGAGCTTTCTTTTCCcatgaatttgaaaaagttgTGTCTTGCCCGTCTGTGTCTTCCCTGTAGTAAAATGCCACTGATTGAACAACTACCCAATCTTGAGGTCCTCAAATTAAGATGTAATTCATTGGATGGCGAAAGATGGGAGCTGATGGAAGGAGGATTCTCTAAGCTTAGGGTCTTGATTATGTCTGATCTAAAGCTTGTGGAGTGGACAGAGACAGACCCTGATAGTGATGATTATTTTCCGTGTCTTCAGCGATTAAAACTCGACTACGTTACTGGATTGAAAATGGTCCCTTCTTGTTTAGGGCGTATATCAACTCTTGAAACGATTGAGATCGACCATTGCAGAGATCGTGTCACATCTTTAGTATTGGAAATTGAAGAAGCACAGAAAAATTATGGAAATGAGGATCTGGAGCTCATCATCAATTGGGTTTCAAACAAGGAAAGTT CTGGGATTGATACATTTTCTCCACTTGAGATTGTAATTGCTCATCTGTATGGTCTGGCATTCTTTCGTGCTTTTGTGGAAGATGGAG CAACAACAAATAAGAAATTAGATGCTTTTATACGGGGCATCTGGCCTAAGGGCAGCAGGTTAAATGCTGAAGTAGGCCACTTGCACCAAGGTACTCTTGACATGTTTCTTCTTCCCTCCCCTGATTCTGGAGATGATGCAATATGGACTGCTACTGCCTCTGGTTCTGCTATTGTGCGGTCAGCTACATATGATGGCTCTCAATCCTCCTAG
- the LOC113766121 gene encoding replication protein A 70 kDa DNA-binding subunit B-like, protein MVLTLWGEHESEERQDIADMIHTQPVVAALRVRVTSYHAMHLSTKFSSSILINPPIQQANDLRNWCSHNQEEIARFIAERTYADRLKLLPVPDDDRVITSSDLTAVVEARPYWIRGIPKLLDRSQKLWYHSCPHCYKYIRARPDCEITCTSCYQRIRLTPRCRLTVQISDMSGAITLDLSGDDAEQLLPFCISDIQKQEQQGNVQYATIADFIKQKNLVCLVKKSNTIHSSRSSEKYNAIVAHINNATAEENYVISKYITNYKATASTWGAAQEEHSKKNVTNMAENIGSIMEGETQSKGVDQLSPSNTEDKKKKAAVAAAPMKLRVNPTKKHRT, encoded by the exons ATGGTACTGACCCTTTGGGGAGAGCATGAATCAGAAGAGAGACAAGACATAGCTGATATGATCCACACCCAACCTGTGGTTGCAGCGCTTCGAGTCCGAGTGACATCTTACCATG CCATGCATCTATCCACCAAATTCTCCAGCAGCATACTAATCAATCCTCCAATTCAGCAAGCCAATGACCTGCGTAACTG gtGCAGTCACAATCAAGAGGAAATCGCGCGTTTCATTGCTGAGCGGACTTATGCTGATCGTCTCAAACTCCTACCTGTACCAGATGATGACAGAGTTATAACTAGCAGCGATCTCACAGCTGTGGTTGAG GCAAGGCCCTATTGGATTAGAGGCATACCAAAACTTCTAGATAGAAGTCAAAAGCTATGGTACCATTCATGCCCCCACTGCTACAAATACATCAGAGCAAGGCCAGATTGCGAGATCACCTGCACTTCATGCTACCAGCGCATCCGTCTCACTCCACG CTGCAGACTAACAGTGCAAATTAGTGATATGAGTGGTGCTATAACTCTTGACCTGAGTGGTGATGATGCTGAACAACTCCTCCCATTCTGCATAAGTGACATCCAAAAGCAAGAGCAGCAG GGAAATGTCCAGTACGCCACTATAGCAGATTTCATCAAGCAGAAAAACTTAGTTTGCTTGGTCAAGAAATCAAATACAATCCACAGTTCCAGGAGCTCAGAAAAGTACAATGCCATAGTTGCCCATATCAACAATGCTACTGCAGAAGAAAACTATGTCATCAGCAAATATATCACCAACTACAAAGCTACAGCATCCACTTGGGGAGCAGCACAAGAAGAACATTCCAAAAAGAATGTTACCAACATGGCTGAAAATATTGGCAGCATAATGGAAGGAGAAACACAAAGCAAAGGAGTGGATCAACTCAGTCCTTCTAACACAGAAGATAAGAAGAAAAAGGCAGCAGTTGCAGCAGCCCCAATGAAACTCAGAGTCAACCCCACTAAGAAACACCGCACCTAA